From a single Coriobacteriaceae bacterium genomic region:
- a CDS encoding DUF523 domain-containing protein, translated as MEMKIVVSACLMGESCKYNGLDNYHRELVEACERTGTEVLLVCPEVFGGLPTPRKPSEIVNGEVCTCEGVSVDLEFRLGAQRALDMCEQAGGPEEIAACILQDRSPSCGAGRVYDGTFSGTLTAGNGVFVDMLLRHGYRVIPASEFDPSMLEH; from the coding sequence ATGGAAATGAAGATCGTGGTGAGTGCCTGTTTGATGGGCGAGAGCTGCAAGTATAATGGGCTCGACAACTATCATCGCGAGTTGGTCGAGGCCTGCGAGCGTACAGGGACCGAGGTCCTCTTGGTGTGCCCTGAGGTCTTTGGCGGCCTGCCTACGCCGCGCAAGCCGTCCGAGATTGTGAACGGCGAGGTCTGTACCTGCGAGGGCGTGTCCGTTGACCTGGAATTTCGCCTAGGCGCCCAACGTGCGCTCGACATGTGCGAGCAGGCGGGTGGGCCGGAAGAGATCGCCGCGTGCATCCTGCAGGACCGTAGTCCCTCGTGCGGCGCGGGCCGCGTCTACGACGGCACCTTTAGCGGTACGCTCACCGCGGGCAACGGCGTCTTCGTCGACATGCTCTTGCGCCACGGCTACCGTGTGATCCCGGCAAGCGAGTTCGACCCCAGCATGTTGGAACATTGA